CCGGTCCCGCGGTCGTGACCGTGGGGGCCATTCATGGTGGCCTGCGCGAGAACATCATCCCCGATTCCGTGTGGATGATCGGCACCATCCGCACCTTCGACCCCAAGGCCCGGGAGCTGGTGGGGCAGCGCATGAAGCAGCTGGCGCAGAACATCGCCGCCGCGCACGGCGCCACCGCGCAGGTCGATGTGGTGCTGGGGTACGGTAGCACGATCAACAACACCGCCATGGTGTCGCGGTTTTCGCAGACCCTCAAGCGCGTGGGCACCGCGGCCGGTGTCTTCGAGAACAAGTCGGGAAGCATGGCCGGCGAGGACTTCTCACGGTTCGCCGAGAAGGCGCCCGGGTTCTTCTTCAACCTGTCGGTTACCCCGCCATCGGTGGACCTGTTCGGGGTGGCGAGCAACCATTCCCCGCTCTTCCAGGGCGACGACAAGGCGCTGCCCGTTGGCGTGCGCGCCATGAGCACGCTGGCGGTGGAGTTTCTGGTGACGGGGGGAGTACCCCGCATCCCCTGACCAAGGGCTCGGCTGTCGGATGCGTTCGGATGTCGGAGGGGTCGGAGGTCGGACCGATGCCCGAAGTCGGAAGTGGGACGGTTGTCCGAAATCGGCAGTCGGAGGTGTTTGGGCTACCTACGCCCGCGAGTCATCGTTGGGGCCTTGGCGGTAGCCCATCCCACCTCGCACCTCCGACCGCAGTCCCGACGCCGATTTCCGGCATCCATCCGACCTCCGACATCCGATGAATCCGGGTTGTTCCCGCTAAGTTGACGCATGTCCACGCCGCCACTGACCGGGGATCTGTCCCCCGATGAATTTCGCGCGGCGGCGCATGCCGCCGTCGACTGGATCGCCGAGTATCTGGAGCACAGCGGCCAGTATCCCGTGCGCAGCCGGGTGCGTCCTGGCGACATTCGCGACGCGCTTCCTGCGTCGCCCCCGACACTCGGGGAGCCACTCGATGCCATGCTGCAGGATTTCGTCAGCACCATCGTGCCGGGCATCACCCACTGGAATCACCCGGCATTCTTCGCCTACTTCGCCAATTCGGCGTCGTATTCCGGCATTCTTGGCGAGTTGCTCACGGCAGGGCTCAATGCCAACGGAATGTTGTGGGTCACCAGTCCGGCGGTCACCGAGCTCGAAGCCGTCACGCTCGACTGGCTGCGGCAGCTGATGGGACTTGGCGACGGATGGTTCGGCCAGATCACCGATACGGCGAGCATCAGTACGTTTTACGCGCTCGCTGCGGCGCGTGAGCGTGCGGGGCTCGACATCCGCACCAAGGGCATGGCGGCGCGCACCGATCTGCCCCGCCTGCGTGTGTATTGCAGCGAACATGCGCACTCGTCCATCGACAAAGCGGTGATTGCCCTTGGACTTGGCCACGAGAACCTGGTGAAGATTCCGGCCGACGAGCAGTTCCGGCTTCGGCCGGACGCACTCGGGGCCGCGATGGCCGCTGATGTGGCGGCTGGCTGTGTGCCGCTGGCGGTCGTCCCGTGCGTGGGGACCACCAGCACCACGAGCATCGATCCGGTCGTCGAAGTCGTGCGAATTGCCCGCGAGCACCAGTGCTGGGTGCACGTGGACGCGGCGTATGGCGGGGTGGCGGCCATTGTCCCTGAGTTGCAGTACCTGATGGACGGCGTCGACGGCGCAGACTCACTCGTCGTCAATCCGCACAAGTGGCTTTTCACACCCATGGACTGCTCGGTGTTCTACACGCGTGACGCACGCGCGCTCAAGCAGGCGTTCGCGTTGCTTCCCGAGTATCTCGTGACCAGCACGTCCACTGGGGCCACGAATCTCATGGATTACGGCATACAGCTTGGTCGGCGCTTCCGGGCGCTCAAGCTCTGGATGGTGTTGCGTGCATTCGGTCGCGACGGTTTGGCGGAGCGCATTCGCTTCCACTGTGAGCTGGCCCGCGAGTTCGCCGGCATGGTGCACTTCGAGGGCGGGTGGGAGCTGACCGCACCGGTGACGCTGTCGCTGGTGTGCTTCCGGCGTGTGCCGCCGGGGGCCGATGAAGTGGCAATTGCCGCTCTCAATGCACAGATCATGGAGCGGGTCAACGCGCGCGGTGCCGTGTACCTCTCGCACACGAAGCTTGGTGAGCAGTACACGTTACGACTGGCCATCGGCAACATCCGCACCGACCGCCAGCACATCGAGCTGGCGTGGCACGAACTGCGCGCCGCGGCGGCAGCTCTCGAAGCGGGCGCGTAGCGCCCCGTGGCGCTACGCGTCGTGGCGGGACGCGTCGAGCGCGCGCTGTACCATGGCGCGCCGCTCGGCCTTCTTCTCTCGCCGCCGACGCTGCCAGCGCAGGAAGGCAAACACAGCCACCGTCACGATCACGGCGCCGACGATCTCGCCCACCTTGCTGAGATGCCCGATGGCCTGCACCGCCGCTTCCCCGGCCACGTAGCCCACGGCGGTGAACACCGCAGTCCAGGCGATGGAGCCCAGCAGTGACACCGGGAGATACAGATACAGGGGCATGCGCGCGGCCCCGCACGCCATGGGCAGCACGATGCGCAGCCCAAAGGCGAAGCGCACCAGAAACGACGCGGTGACGGGATTGCGGCGTACCACCCGGAGCGCCACGGTACCGGTGGCGCGGGTGCGCGGAAAGCGTCGTCGAATGGCCTCCCACTTGAGGCGCCCCACCGTGTACAGCAGGGCCGTGGCAATCCATCCACCCAGGGTGATCGCCACGAGCAGCGGCACGAGGCGCAACTCCTTTTCGTGCACCGCGATGCCACCGAAGATCGGCGCCAACTCCTCCGTGATAATCGCCGACGCGCCGAGGACGATGTACGTCCACGGCGCATCGGTCAGCATGGAGAGCCAGGAGGCTTCAGCAATGAGGAGGGAGACCGGCAGGCGCATACGATGCTAATCTAACGCGCACCGGTCTGCGCTCGTCACGCCATGGTCTTCGGGTCAATCACCGGCTTCAGGTACCGGCATGTCGAACGTGCGGAACTCGCCGGTGTGGGGCGGCTTGAGCCCGACCATGCGCGACAGGCGCGTCCGCCAGCCATCGAAGATTTCATAGAAGGTGGGGATCACGAGCAGTGTGAGCACGGTGCTGGTGATCACGCCGCCGATCACGGCGACACCCAGTGGGGCACGAAATTGCGCGCCTTCGCCCCGTCCCAGTGCGACCGGTACCATACCGGCGATGAGCGCGAAGGTCGTCATGAGGATGGGGCGCAGCCGAATGGCGCCCGCCTCGATGAGCGCCTCGCGCAGGGGCATGCCGTTCTTCTCGCGCGCCCACTTGGCGAAGTCGATGAGCAGGATGGCGTTCTTGGCCACAATGCCGCACAACAGGATCACCCCGATGAGGCTCATGAGGTTGATCGTGTTGCCCGTGATCGCCAACGCCCCCATCACGCCGATGAGCGAGAGCGGCAGGGAGATGAGGATGGAGATCGGATCCAGGAAGGAGCCGAACTGTACTACCAGAATGAGGTACATGAGCGTCACCGCCACGCCAAGCGCGATGAAGATGCTGCTGAAGACCTCCTGCTGCTGCTCCACCTGGCCTCCGCTCGACAACGAGATGCCCGGCGGCAGGGTGATGTTCGCCAGCCCCTTCTCGATGTCGGCCTGCACTTCGCTGAGCGAACGCCCGGCGATGTTCGCTTCCACCTTGATGACGTTGTCGCGATTGAGGTGGTTCACGATGGCCGGCCCGAGCTCGCTCTTGATGCGCGCCACCTGCTGCAGCGGAATGAGCGCCCCATTGGCACCCTGCCCCACGGCGATCGGCAGCTGCGCGAGATCGGCGCCACGCGCGCGCGCTTCCGGGGCCAGCCGTACCATGACCTTGCGCGTTTCGTTGGTGGGATCCACCCAGTCACCGGCATCGAGGCCGGCGAATGCCGGACGAATGGCGGTGGCCACCTGCCCCACACTCACGCCCAGGGCGCCGGCGAGGCCACGGTCCACCTGCACGGTGAGTTCCGGCTTCTGCCCCTTGGTGCTCAGCGCCACGTCGACCGCGCCCGGCACGCCCTTGATGACCGCGAGGTACTGATCGGCGGTCTTCTGCAACGCGTCCTTGTTGTTGCCGCGCAGTTCGAGCGAGATCTGCTTCTGCTGGCCAGCGAAATCGTTCGTGTACAGCGAGACGGACGCACCGCCAATCCCCGCCACTTCCTTGCGCATCACGTCCCCCAGCTCCTCCGCCGAGAGCTGTCCGTCCTTGAGGCGCTCGCCCTTGGGACGAAGCTTGAGATACACGCTGGCCTTGTCCACGGCGCCGCTCGCCCCGCCGGCCGTCACGAAGCTGTACAGCACTTCCGGATGCCGCGACGGGTCGGCCAGGCGAATGGCCTCCGAGACCTTCTGCCGCAGGTAGTCCACATTGGCGCCCGGGGGCGTTTCCACCGTCATGTTGAGTTCAGCGTTGTCCTCGAGGGGGAAGAAGCCGCCCCCCACGAAGCCGAGCGCCGGCATGGCAAGGGCGAACACGAAGGTCCCCACCGCCAGCGACACCATGCTCTTGGGGTGATCAAGTGCCCAGCCGATGAGGCGTCGATAGCCGGCGGCAAGGCCGTTGAACCAGTGGTTGAACTTGTCGAGCTGCCTGGTGATCCAGCTCTTCTGGTGCTCCTCGAGATGCGGATCGGGCCAGTAGGCCGACAGCATGGGGTCGAGGGAGAAGGACACGAAGAGAGACACGAGCACCGAACAGGCAATGGTAAGCGCGAACGGCTTGAACCACTGCCCCGACTCCCCCTGGAGGAAGGCGATGGGAACAAACACGGCCACGATGGAGAACGTGGTCGCCGCAACCGCGAGGCCGATTTCATCGGTGCCTTCACGGGCGGCGGTGTAATGATCCTTCCCCATCTCCACGTGCCGTACGATGTTCTCTCGCACGACGATGGCGTCGTCGATGAGAATGCCGATGGCAAGCGACAGCCCGAGCAGCGACATCGTGTTGAGGGTGAAGCCGAAGGCCCACACCGCCACGAAGCTGGCCAGCACCGAGACCGGCAGGGCAAGCCCGGTGATGACCGTGGAGCGCCACGAGTTGAGGAACAGGAACACCACGAGTACCGTGAGCACGGCCCCTTCGATGAGGGCGCTCTGCACGTTGTTTACGGAATTGGTGACGCGCTGCCCCTTGTTCTTGATTACGGCCAGCGTGGCGCCCTGCTGCGCCATGACCTTCTCCAGGGTGCCCACCTTCGCGAGAATTGCTTCGGCCACGGCGGTGGTGCTGTACCCCTTGGTCTTCTTGATCTCGATGCCCACGGCATCCTTGCCATTGTAGAGCGCGAGCGTCCGCTGCTCCTCGATCCCGTCCTCGGCCGTGGCGACATCGCCCAGGCGCACGACCCGCCCGCCCTTTTCGGCAACGACGAGCGACATGAAGTCCTGCGGGCCATCGAGGCGACCGCGCAGGCGGATCGTGCGCTCGTCCAGCGCGCCGTTCACCCGTCCCACCGGCACGGCGAGGTTACCCTGCTGCAACGCCAACACCACCTGCGGGACTGACACGCCCGCCGAGAGCAGCCGCTGCGGGTCGAGATTGACGGTGAGTTCACGCTTCACGGAACCGGTGACCGATACGTCGGCCACGCCGGGAATGGCGCGCAGTTCCCGCGTGATGCCAGGGTCGGCCAGCAGGGTGAGCTGCGCGGGCGACAGCGCCGTGGACGACAGCCCCAGCGTCACGATGGGGGCGTCGGTGGGATTGAACTTGCGCAGAATCGGTTCTTCGATTTCCTGCGGCAGGTCCTGACGCTTGGTGCCGATGGCGTCGCGAATCTCCTGCGAGGCTTCCTGCAGATCCTTCGAGTACACGAAGGTGGTGATGATCTGCGCAAAGCCGTCGCGTGCCTCGCCCTCCATCTTCTTCACGCCGGAGATGGACTGGATGGCCTCCTCGATGGGCTCGAGGACCTCTCGTTCCACCTGCTCTGGCGAGGCGCCAGGGTAGATGATTGTCGTGAGCACGACCGGCGGCTGCACCTCGGGGAACTCGTCGGTCTGCAGCTGAAACAGCGCAACGAGCCCGAACCCCACGAGAGCCAGCATGGCCACCACGGTGATCAGTGGCCGCTTGATCGCGAAATCGGAAATGAACATGGATGCCTTGGGATGAGCTGCGGAATGTCGCGGGGGGTGCTCAGTTCTTCGAGATCGGCGTGGTCGTGTCCGTCGCCGGTGCAACGCCCTTGGTGGCCGCGCGCTGGCCTGGCGCGTCACTCGGCGCCGAGACCGTGACGGGCACGCCCACGGAGATACCGCGCGCAGCGCCCAGGAGCACCGTGTCGCCGCTGGCCAGCCCGGTGGTCACTTCCACCCGCTCCGCCACCTCGTCACGCAACCCGAGCAGCACGTCCACCTTTTCCACCTTGCCGCCCTTGAGGCGCATCACGCTGGGCGTAATGCCGGTCTGGTCGACGGCCTGCTCCGGAACGAGCACACCGACGCGCTTCTGCGACGAGACGCGGCCTTCCACGAAGAGACCGGCCACCAGCACACCGGCGTTGTTGGGCACGGAAGCCTGAATGGCCACCTGCTTGGTTTGCGCGTTCACCATGGGGGCGATGCGCGTGACGCGCCCCGTGAGCGCGCGATCAGCGCCGTTCACCGTGAAGGTGACGGGGGCGCCCACACGGACCTCGCCGAGAGACACGGCGGGCACAGAGGCCTCCACGCGCAGGCTGCGCGGATCGATCACCGTGAACATCGCGCTCCCCGGTGTCACGATGTCGCCTGGGCTCACCGCCTTCTCCGCGACGATGCCGGCGAAGGGGGCACGCACAACCGTGTTGCGCAGATTCTTTTCCGCCGATGAGAGCCGCGCCTGCGCCTCGGCGAGCCCGGCCTGCGCCGAGAGGTTGGCGCGCTCGGCGCTTTCCACGTCACGGTCGGCGATGGCCCCCGCCGCCGCGAGCGTGCGGGCGCGCTGCAGTTCACGTTCGGCCTGCTGCGCTGCGACCGAGGCCTGCGTCACGCCCGAGCGCGCGGACAGGGCGGCATCACGCACCGCGGCATCGTCGATGCGGGCGAGCACCGCGCCCGCGTTCACGCGCTGCCCGGCGTCGGCGTACGTCTGCAGCACGGCGCCGGCCACCTCGGCGCGCAACCGGGCTTCACGGTCTGCCGCGAGCGTACCCGAGATGCTGGGGCCGCTGCTCAGCGTGTCGGAGGTCGCCACGGCCATGTTGTCGGGGCCAATGGTCTGGACGACGGCCGTCTGATCAGCGGGCGCCTCCGACTGCTTGCCGCAGGCGGCAAGCGGAGCGAGCGACAGCGTCGTGACAGCGAGCAGCGTGTAATGCGCCGATCGGCGCGAAGCGGTGGTCATCGGGAAATACCCATGTTCGTGGAAGCCGACATCGGAACGGACGCGCCGCCGACCGACAACGGGAGATACGGAAGGAGTTCGAGGCGCTTGCGTGCCACCTGCAGGTCGCGCGCAGCCCGCGCCCGGTTCGCGAGCGCCTGCTGCAGCTGCACGCGGGTTTCCGACAGTTCGAGCTGCGTGGAGATGCCTTCGCGGAAGCGCACCTCGGCAATGGCGTAGGCGCGCTGGGCCTGCTCGGCGGTGCCGATGCTGGCTTGCCAGTTGGTCTCCGCTTCGGTGAGCTGCAGGGCAGCGAGCCGAGCGTCGAGCGTGGCACCCTCTTCGGCCTGCTTGAGGCGTTGCCGCGCTTCCACCACGCCGGCCTCGGCCGCGGTGATCTGCCCGCGGATGTTGCCACCGGTGAAGATCGGGTAGGAGAGGCCGATGCCGACGGTCCAATTGGGAAGGAAGTCGGCGAGACTGCGCGGCAGCACCGTGGGCGTGGGCGCCAGCCGCTGATAGTTGGTCGTGGCCGAGAGCTGGGGCAGTCGCTGCGCCTTGGTGGCGCGCAGCTGCTGCTCAGCCACGTTCACGCCGAAGGCCGCCTGACGCACCGCGGCGCGGGCGCGGGCGGCGGTATCGCTGGCAGCCACCAGCCGCGATACCTCCCCCTGCACACGCGGGTCTGCGGCCAGCACCGAGTCGGCGTTCACGGTGATATTCCCGATGGCGCCAGCGGGTGTGGCCGCGGGCAGCGGCAGCTCGGCGATACTGTCGGTGAGCTGGAGCGGCTGATCGGTGGGCAAATCGAGCAGCTGGCGCAGTCGAATGAGTGCCGTTTCGCGCGTGGTGCGCGCCTGCAGCAGCGCCGGGCGCTGGTTGTCGCGTGTCACACGCGCACGAATGAGCTCGAACTCCGACGTGGACCCCACGGTGCGGGTGAGTTGCACTTGCCGCAGGGTGCGCTCAGCCTGGACGAAAGCCGAGTCGGCGATGATGGCAAGCCGCTCGGCGAGCAGCGCGTCGTAGTAGGCCGAGGTGACATCGAGCTGCACCTGCGCTTCGGCGCTGGTAATGGCGAGATCGGCCGACTCCCGGGCGTAGCGCGCGCCGCGCACACCGGCGGCAACGCGTCCCCCCGTGTAGAGCGGCTGCGAGGCCGCGAGCCCGAAGTTGAAGTTGTATTGCGACGCGAAGATGCGGGTGATGGGATTGTCTGCCTGCGACGAGTCCGCACCACCACCCGAACCGGCCCCGGTGCCACCAGCACGACTGGCGACGGCGGCGAACTGGTTCTGCAGCTGCCGCTGCCAGTTCAGGGTGGTGTTCACTTGCGGCAACCCGGCAGAGCGCGCCTGCGCCTGCTGCCCGCGTGCGCGCTGCGCGCCTGCTCGGGCCAGTTCCACGGCTTCGCTCGTGGCCCCGGCCAGGCGCAGGGCGTCGGTCAGCGAGAGTGGCCGCGGCGCGGCTGTCGGCCGCTGCGCCGACAACGGCGACGTAGCGGAGAGCAGCACGCCCACCGCCAGGGGAGCAAGTGCCGCGCGACGCGCGCGGACACGAAGAGTCACCATCATTCGGAGATCGTGGTAAGGGTCGACTCGGGCGCAACCAATGGCGCGCGTACGGCCGGTTGGGACAGCACATGCAACCCGCGGAGGAAGAGGCGCACATACGCCCGCACCGTGTCCTCCACCGGTTGGGTGAACATCATGGGCATCACGTCGCGGTTCATGCCGTCGGCGAAGACCGCACCCATGAACATCGTGACGGCCGCCTCGATTTCCGTGGGGGTGGCCACCTTGTCATGGTCGATGTAGCCGGACACGTACAGCTGATGCACGTAGCGGCGCAGCTGCATCATGGCGCTGTGCGGCCCGCTGACCGCGCACGGCGCGAGGTCGGGCCGCTCCTCGAGATCGGACATCATCTGCCGGATGAGCGGACGCATGCCGCAGGTCTCGGAATGATGCGCGCGCGCCCAGGCGTACAGCTCGGCCTCCGGCTCCCGCGGGTCGTCCGGGAGCCGCTCCTGCTCCTTGGCCGCCACGAGGTCGCGCATCATCTGCTCGAGCAGCGCGTCCTTGGAGCCGAAGTGCCGGAACAGCGTAACCTCGTTCACGCCCGCTTCTTCGGCGATGCGGCGCGTGGTCGCCCCGCGCCATCCATGCTGGGTGTAGACGCGGGCCGCCGCCTGGAGAATGCGCTGCCGATGGTCTTCAGTCATGGCGACATGATATGCAAGTACATGCTTGCGTGCAAGTAGGCACTTGCTTGCCGCATTATGGAACAGCGTTAGGTCTCCCCCGACCCTCCTAACGGAAACCGGAACGGGATGGTTTCCCGACGCCTTCCGCGTTGGCGAAGCCGTCCTGCACGATCTATTCTTTGCCGATCGGTGTACGCCGTTGAGTGCCGCTGTGTGCGGCAGCTCGTCATCCCTGCCTTCCCCCAGGAGCGATCGTGTCCGGCTTCGTCGATCTTGCGCGTGCCGCCCAGGCCGCGCGTCTGGCACGGCCTGACGTCCCGCTGGCGCTCGCCACCCTCGTGCAGGTAGACGGCTCGTCGTACCGACAGCCCGGGGCGCGATTGCTGGTGGACGCCGAGGCTCGGGTGCTGGCGGGGGCCGTGAGCGGCGGCTGCCTGGAAGGCGATGTGGCCGCGCGCGCCAGCGAGGTGTGTGCCAGCGGGCGGGCCTTGCGCCTCATGTACGACTTGCGCGCCGACCTCGAGACGATCTGGGGTTTCGGCGCCCGGTGCGACGGCATCGCGCATCTGTTGCTGGAGCCCCTCCCCGATTGGCGCTGGATGGCACAAGCCGAATCGGTGCGCGGCCGACGGCAGGGGGGCGCGGTGGTTACCGTGCTCGATGCCCGGGGAAGTGGGGCCACCTGCGTGCTGCTCGACGGCGGCGTGAGCAATGGTCGGTGGCATCGCCTCCACCATGAGTCGCGGCTCGTTTCGACCGACGAGCTCGCGCCGCTCGTGCATGCGGCGCGGCGCACC
Above is a window of Gemmatimonas sp. DNA encoding:
- a CDS encoding pyridoxal-dependent decarboxylase, with translation MSTPPLTGDLSPDEFRAAAHAAVDWIAEYLEHSGQYPVRSRVRPGDIRDALPASPPTLGEPLDAMLQDFVSTIVPGITHWNHPAFFAYFANSASYSGILGELLTAGLNANGMLWVTSPAVTELEAVTLDWLRQLMGLGDGWFGQITDTASISTFYALAAARERAGLDIRTKGMAARTDLPRLRVYCSEHAHSSIDKAVIALGLGHENLVKIPADEQFRLRPDALGAAMAADVAAGCVPLAVVPCVGTTSTTSIDPVVEVVRIAREHQCWVHVDAAYGGVAAIVPELQYLMDGVDGADSLVVNPHKWLFTPMDCSVFYTRDARALKQAFALLPEYLVTSTSTGATNLMDYGIQLGRRFRALKLWMVLRAFGRDGLAERIRFHCELAREFAGMVHFEGGWELTAPVTLSLVCFRRVPPGADEVAIAALNAQIMERVNARGAVYLSHTKLGEQYTLRLAIGNIRTDRQHIELAWHELRAAAAALEAGA
- a CDS encoding DedA family protein; protein product: MRLPVSLLIAEASWLSMLTDAPWTYIVLGASAIITEELAPIFGGIAVHEKELRLVPLLVAITLGGWIATALLYTVGRLKWEAIRRRFPRTRATGTVALRVVRRNPVTASFLVRFAFGLRIVLPMACGAARMPLYLYLPVSLLGSIAWTAVFTAVGYVAGEAAVQAIGHLSKVGEIVGAVIVTVAVFAFLRWQRRRREKKAERRAMVQRALDASRHDA
- a CDS encoding efflux RND transporter permease subunit, whose protein sequence is MFISDFAIKRPLITVVAMLALVGFGLVALFQLQTDEFPEVQPPVVLTTIIYPGASPEQVEREVLEPIEEAIQSISGVKKMEGEARDGFAQIITTFVYSKDLQEASQEIRDAIGTKRQDLPQEIEEPILRKFNPTDAPIVTLGLSSTALSPAQLTLLADPGITRELRAIPGVADVSVTGSVKRELTVNLDPQRLLSAGVSVPQVVLALQQGNLAVPVGRVNGALDERTIRLRGRLDGPQDFMSLVVAEKGGRVVRLGDVATAEDGIEEQRTLALYNGKDAVGIEIKKTKGYSTTAVAEAILAKVGTLEKVMAQQGATLAVIKNKGQRVTNSVNNVQSALIEGAVLTVLVVFLFLNSWRSTVITGLALPVSVLASFVAVWAFGFTLNTMSLLGLSLAIGILIDDAIVVRENIVRHVEMGKDHYTAAREGTDEIGLAVAATTFSIVAVFVPIAFLQGESGQWFKPFALTIACSVLVSLFVSFSLDPMLSAYWPDPHLEEHQKSWITRQLDKFNHWFNGLAAGYRRLIGWALDHPKSMVSLAVGTFVFALAMPALGFVGGGFFPLEDNAELNMTVETPPGANVDYLRQKVSEAIRLADPSRHPEVLYSFVTAGGASGAVDKASVYLKLRPKGERLKDGQLSAEELGDVMRKEVAGIGGASVSLYTNDFAGQQKQISLELRGNNKDALQKTADQYLAVIKGVPGAVDVALSTKGQKPELTVQVDRGLAGALGVSVGQVATAIRPAFAGLDAGDWVDPTNETRKVMVRLAPEARARGADLAQLPIAVGQGANGALIPLQQVARIKSELGPAIVNHLNRDNVIKVEANIAGRSLSEVQADIEKGLANITLPPGISLSSGGQVEQQQEVFSSIFIALGVAVTLMYLILVVQFGSFLDPISILISLPLSLIGVMGALAITGNTINLMSLIGVILLCGIVAKNAILLIDFAKWAREKNGMPLREALIEAGAIRLRPILMTTFALIAGMVPVALGRGEGAQFRAPLGVAVIGGVITSTVLTLLVIPTFYEIFDGWRTRLSRMVGLKPPHTGEFRTFDMPVPEAGD
- a CDS encoding efflux RND transporter periplasmic adaptor subunit, with amino-acid sequence MTTASRRSAHYTLLAVTTLSLAPLAACGKQSEAPADQTAVVQTIGPDNMAVATSDTLSSGPSISGTLAADREARLRAEVAGAVLQTYADAGQRVNAGAVLARIDDAAVRDAALSARSGVTQASVAAQQAERELQRARTLAAAGAIADRDVESAERANLSAQAGLAEAQARLSSAEKNLRNTVVRAPFAGIVAEKAVSPGDIVTPGSAMFTVIDPRSLRVEASVPAVSLGEVRVGAPVTFTVNGADRALTGRVTRIAPMVNAQTKQVAIQASVPNNAGVLVAGLFVEGRVSSQKRVGVLVPEQAVDQTGITPSVMRLKGGKVEKVDVLLGLRDEVAERVEVTTGLASGDTVLLGAARGISVGVPVTVSAPSDAPGQRAATKGVAPATDTTTPISKN
- a CDS encoding TolC family protein, which codes for MMVTLRVRARRAALAPLAVGVLLSATSPLSAQRPTAAPRPLSLTDALRLAGATSEAVELARAGAQRARGQQAQARSAGLPQVNTTLNWQRQLQNQFAAVASRAGGTGAGSGGGADSSQADNPITRIFASQYNFNFGLAASQPLYTGGRVAAGVRGARYARESADLAITSAEAQVQLDVTSAYYDALLAERLAIIADSAFVQAERTLRQVQLTRTVGSTSEFELIRARVTRDNQRPALLQARTTRETALIRLRQLLDLPTDQPLQLTDSIAELPLPAATPAGAIGNITVNADSVLAADPRVQGEVSRLVAASDTAARARAAVRQAAFGVNVAEQQLRATKAQRLPQLSATTNYQRLAPTPTVLPRSLADFLPNWTVGIGLSYPIFTGGNIRGQITAAEAGVVEARQRLKQAEEGATLDARLAALQLTEAETNWQASIGTAEQAQRAYAIAEVRFREGISTQLELSETRVQLQQALANRARAARDLQVARKRLELLPYLPLSVGGASVPMSASTNMGISR
- a CDS encoding TetR/AcrR family transcriptional regulator, with translation MTEDHRQRILQAAARVYTQHGWRGATTRRIAEEAGVNEVTLFRHFGSKDALLEQMMRDLVAAKEQERLPDDPREPEAELYAWARAHHSETCGMRPLIRQMMSDLEERPDLAPCAVSGPHSAMMQLRRYVHQLYVSGYIDHDKVATPTEIEAAVTMFMGAVFADGMNRDVMPMMFTQPVEDTVRAYVRLFLRGLHVLSQPAVRAPLVAPESTLTTISE